From a single Miscanthus floridulus cultivar M001 chromosome 8, ASM1932011v1, whole genome shotgun sequence genomic region:
- the LOC136474020 gene encoding heavy metal-associated isoprenylated plant protein 16-like yields MRKEIIIRIHVKSDKCQAKAMKVAAAGSGVESVTLAGGDKSLLLVIGDGVDSNKLLKKLKKKVGEAEIVELRTHDTFEAAALPLPGTKQELAAMAAAARSPYNNQHQQWQHSYAAAPTSPYSYHYYPSPVGGYGYGYGYGAGGAAVSSYSRAVARSHPANYSPMVERHDYQPMEHSSSSSSGKRRETMALPRHGSGTNSCTIL; encoded by the exons ATGAGG AAGGAGATCATAATCCGGATTCATGTGAAATCCGACAAGTGCCAGGCCAAGGCCATGAAGGTGGCAGCAGCCGGAAGCG GAGTGGAGTCCGTGACGCTGGCCGGTGGCGACAAGAGCCTGCTGCTGGTGATCGGCGACGGCGTGGACTCGAACAAGCTCCTGAAGAAGCTCAAGAAGAAGGTGGGCGAGGCAGAGATCGTGGAGCTGAGGACGCACGACACGTTCGAGGCGGCGGCGCTCCCGCTCCCGGGGACCAAGCAGGAGCtggcggcgatggcggcggcggcgcggtcgcCCTACAACAACCAGCACCAGCAGTGGCAGCACAGCTACGCCGCGGCGCCCACCAGCCcgtactcctaccactactacccGTCGCCGGTGGGCGGCTACGGCTATGGCTACGGCTACGGTGCCGGCGGCGCCGCGGTCAGCAGCTACTCGCGGGCCGTGGCGCGCAGCCATCCGGCCAATTACTCGCCGATGGTGGAGAGGCACGACTACCAGCCCATGGAacactcctcctcttcctcctccgggAAGCGGAGGGAGACTATGGCGCTGCCGCGCCATGGCAGCGGCACCAACAGCTGCACCATACTCTAG